In Flavobacterium sp. GSB-24, the genomic window CATTCTAAAAGCAACTGGACGAATCATTACGATTGCATTTGTTGTTTGTCTCATTTTATATATTTTTTGTTTCATGTTTCAAGTTTCAAGTTGTTGAAATCTGAATTCTGAAATTATTCCTAGTCTCTTATTAGTGGAAGTGTTGAACATCTCAATAAACCCTCCTGCTTTGCAATTTCAGCATACGGAATTTCTTCCACAGTAAATCCTTTTGAACGAAGCCAGTTATTTAATCGGGTAAAATTTTTCTCCGAAACCACAACATCTTTATCAATCGAAAATACATTTGAAAACATATTATACATTTCTTCTCTTTCGATATGAAATAAATTTTCTTTCCCGAATAAACTTACCAAATACAAATAATCTGCTTCTTCACGAAAACCTCTCTTGTAGATTATTCCTTTGTCTTTTCCAACCGGCTGAAAACAACAGTCTAAGTGTAATGCATTGTCGCGGGCTTCCAATTTCGATTTAACCAGATCAAATTCTTTTACAATTTTATTCGGAAATAATTCTTTTATAAAATTGACGCCATGCATATTTGTTCGTGCAGTTATATAATCTTTGTAATCGCTTCCTTTATAGGTACCTATAAAAATATGATCATTCCAGAGCATAACATCTCCGCCTTCTATATGAACTTCTTCCGGCGGACGCACGACTTTTAAAGGATCTACTTGATCAATTACATATTGAATGGCATCCAGTTCACGCTCGCGGTCTGGTAAAATATTCGATTTTATAAAAACATCATCAATTACAAATCCAATATCTCTTGCAAAAATCTGATTATAATTTTCTATCAATTCGGGGCGGTAAACAGTTACATCATACTTTTGAAACACAGCATTAAAAGCATCCATTTCAGCAGTCATATCTTTTTCGATAGGATATGTTCCTGCTTTAATATGTTCCAATGATTTAGGATCATAGGCTTCTTCTAATGAAGGAGTCGGCCCATTATGAACGGCAGAACCCAAAACTACGGCACGCAGTCTTGACGTTTCGTTCTTTACATTTAATTGCAACATAACTTTATTATATTTTAAAGACAAAAATGGTTCGTCTTTCATTAAAATGCATTTTTCTTTAGCTTCTTTACTCTTTTAGTTTACCACTTTCTACAAACCATTTTTTCCATACGCCTCCTACTCCATCCTTCCAATTATTCAAATTAAATGTATTGACTCCTGTACTAGTTCCTCTAATTTCATAAACATTAATTGCAGTTGCATTCCGATTCCATTCCAGTAGAGTGTTAGGCTTACAAATTTCTGGCTTGTTATCTGGAATTTCTGTATTTGGTGCTATAAAGTATGCGGTATCTTCCCTTGCAGGATAATTGCCAAAGACTCTTGCAATTCCTTTTTCGTCGATACATACCGATGTGTATTCATCACACGCAATTCCTTTAGCTTCTACTTTATAATCATTTATAATTCGAGCTAAAAAAGTCACGTGCCTTCCTTTTCTATCGGGGTTATCATAATGCGTATCGGTAATTACATCTTTTAATATTGCATTATCTAAAAATAAATCATTTGATAGTGCAATTTTAGTATCATAAGGATTCAATAAAGCTTCTTGAGAAGTTATCGTGCCGTTTTGAGCCGAAAAATAAAAACCTCCCTGAATAGCCATACCTGCACTGGTTCCGCCCACAACTGCCTTTCTTTTAATAGCATTATTGATAGCTTCAGAAATTGGAGTGTTTCGCCAGTAAGAAATATATTCCCATTGATCTCCGCCGGCGAACCAAATCGCTTCTGCATTATTTATTTTCTCCAGTATATACTTATCTGACTTCGCTGCAACAGTCTTAAAGACAATGGTTTCAACAGAATTAACGGCAACACCTAAAGAAGAGTGTAAGTACGAATTATAACCATCGGATCCCGAAGTTCTTAATATCAAAACATCTCCGCCAGCTGCCCTTTTTAGAAACCATTTCATTGCTTCATCATTTTCGGTGGCTCCTCCCATTAAGCAGATTCCGCCTTCTGGAACAGTAATTTTATCTACTTTATTTCCTGTAAAATAAGACACGTAGTTTTTTACTTCTGGTTTTTGTTGAACTGAATTTTCCTGATTATTTTCAGAAGAACAACCGCTTAAAATCAGCAGAAAAGTTATCGTAATTGTTTTCATTTTACTATGATTTTACCAATTAAATAAATATAAAGGAGGGAGAATCAGCAGCATAGACGCTATTAAAAACACCAACATTCTAGGCAGCATCCATTTAAACCATTTACTATAGGGTATTTTCGCCAAAGAAAGCGCTCCCATTGTAACCCCGCTTGTGGGAATGATAAGATTAGTAAAACCATCACCTAATTGAAAAGTAAGCACAGCCATTTGTCTGCTTATTTCTGATGCATCACAAATAGGAATAATAATAGGCATCGTTAAAGAAGCTTGTCCTGATCCTGAAGGAATAAAAAAGTTTAAAAATGATTGGAAAAAAAAGATACATTCAGCGGATATAGCTTTGGGCGTGTCCTGCGTTATTGATACAATTGAATTAAGTATTGTGTCAATAATTTTGCCTTCCTGCGCAATGATTAATAGTCCTTTAGCCAATCCAATTACCAAAGCTGCAGTCATCATATCTTTAGCTCCAGATACAAAAGCATCTATCGCTTTTGACATAGACATTCTGTAAATAATGGAAACAAAAATTGCTAATGCCAAAAATAAAGCAGCAATTTCGTTTATGTACCAATCATAATTACTCACCCCATAAATTAATATGATAATTGAAGCAAAAAGTGCATATAAAATTATTTTTCTTGAACCGTCTAATTTAAAATCTGATACCTCAAGACTGCTTTTCTCTTTCTCATCAGTACTGCCAAATAATAGACTTTTCTCGGGATTTTTTTCGATCTTTATTGCATAGTGAGTGATTACAGTGCAGGCACAGGTTGTCAAAACAAACCATACAAAAATCCTATATTCCATCCCGCTAAAAATTGGAATTTGTGCAATACCTTGTGCAATACCAATAGTAAATGGGTTACTAAAGGCTCCTCCAAAACCAACACCAGTGCCAACAATTGGAATAGCGGCACCAACAATAGCATCATAACCCATCGCTTTTGCCATGGGTACGGTAATTAAAATAAATATTAAAATTTCTTCGCTCAATCCAAAAGTAGCTCCAGCAAAAGAAAACAATATAATTAAAAAAGGAATAATGAAAATTTTATGTTTTGGCTTTTTTTGACTGAACTCAATTACATTAAAAAGTCCAGCATTTATGGCACCTGTCAAATTTATAATAGAAAAAGCACCTCCAACCAAAAATACAAAAGCAATAATTTGCGATGCGGAAATAAAACCTTTAATCGGAGCTTCTAAAAAAGCTTTAATTCCTTGAGGAGATGCCGCTACATGTTTGTACGAACCTGCAATAATCTTCTCAGTATTGTTTCCGTGTGACCTATCGAACTCTCCTGCAGGAATAACCCAGGTTAAACCAATAAAAAGAATAGTGATCACTAAAATAATAGTGATTGTATCTGGAAATTTTTGTAATAGTTTCATTTTTTTAAAGTTTAAATTTTTCTCCAGGTAGAAGAATGTCTATAAGAATATTTTCACCGCCCAAAAGACCATCTTTTGTTTTAATACTATTTTTATTCGAGTTTTTTAAAATGATAACTTGTGATTCTCCAGAAACTACTGCTGAGTCACCATGAACAATTAGGGCAGTTGATTCATTAATACCAATTG contains:
- a CDS encoding arginine deiminase family protein, with protein sequence MLQLNVKNETSRLRAVVLGSAVHNGPTPSLEEAYDPKSLEHIKAGTYPIEKDMTAEMDAFNAVFQKYDVTVYRPELIENYNQIFARDIGFVIDDVFIKSNILPDRERELDAIQYVIDQVDPLKVVRPPEEVHIEGGDVMLWNDHIFIGTYKGSDYKDYITARTNMHGVNFIKELFPNKIVKEFDLVKSKLEARDNALHLDCCFQPVGKDKGIIYKRGFREEADYLYLVSLFGKENLFHIEREEMYNMFSNVFSIDKDVVVSEKNFTRLNNWLRSKGFTVEEIPYAEIAKQEGLLRCSTLPLIRD
- a CDS encoding cyanophycinase, which translates into the protein MKTITITFLLILSGCSSENNQENSVQQKPEVKNYVSYFTGNKVDKITVPEGGICLMGGATENDEAMKWFLKRAAGGDVLILRTSGSDGYNSYLHSSLGVAVNSVETIVFKTVAAKSDKYILEKINNAEAIWFAGGDQWEYISYWRNTPISEAINNAIKRKAVVGGTSAGMAIQGGFYFSAQNGTITSQEALLNPYDTKIALSNDLFLDNAILKDVITDTHYDNPDRKGRHVTFLARIINDYKVEAKGIACDEYTSVCIDEKGIARVFGNYPAREDTAYFIAPNTEIPDNKPEICKPNTLLEWNRNATAINVYEIRGTSTGVNTFNLNNWKDGVGGVWKKWFVESGKLKE
- a CDS encoding Na+/H+ antiporter NhaC family protein, with translation MKLLQKFPDTITIILVITILFIGLTWVIPAGEFDRSHGNNTEKIIAGSYKHVAASPQGIKAFLEAPIKGFISASQIIAFVFLVGGAFSIINLTGAINAGLFNVIEFSQKKPKHKIFIIPFLIILFSFAGATFGLSEEILIFILITVPMAKAMGYDAIVGAAIPIVGTGVGFGGAFSNPFTIGIAQGIAQIPIFSGMEYRIFVWFVLTTCACTVITHYAIKIEKNPEKSLLFGSTDEKEKSSLEVSDFKLDGSRKIILYALFASIIILIYGVSNYDWYINEIAALFLALAIFVSIIYRMSMSKAIDAFVSGAKDMMTAALVIGLAKGLLIIAQEGKIIDTILNSIVSITQDTPKAISAECIFFFQSFLNFFIPSGSGQASLTMPIIIPICDASEISRQMAVLTFQLGDGFTNLIIPTSGVTMGALSLAKIPYSKWFKWMLPRMLVFLIASMLLILPPLYLFNW